Proteins from one Chiloscyllium punctatum isolate Juve2018m chromosome 4, sChiPun1.3, whole genome shotgun sequence genomic window:
- the LOC140476511 gene encoding sushi domain-containing protein 6-like isoform X1 translates to MCNGMVGQKSHRPHQVTLLLLVFLTCISKGLASTAVCRQPLQPENGGFACHPSPCGSFVSSTVIEYFCDEGYTLKGDYKYLTCENGEWKPAMEISCRLNPDKDTRATIGVPTLSIVASTASSVALILLLVVLFVLLQPKLKSFHHSRRDQGVSGDQVSIVVDGVPVSLPSYEEAVYGSSGAAIPPSGSRVQIVMAEGPVPGEDAPEEGAHCSRSADDCPESPGDSEARGSGNRSETVLIHQPAFSSPAHSRSLVMRLSLSSDTQDSESSDVQSLLSLSSPVGSTDDIPLLKDA, encoded by the exons atgtgcaATGGGATGGTGGGGCAGAAGAGCCACAGACCACACCAAGTAACATTGCTTCTGCTGGTCTTCCTCACTTGCATCTCCAAAGGATTAGCATCAACTG CAGTCTGCCGGCAGCCACTGCAACCGGAAAATGGAGGCTTTGCGTGCCACCCCTCACCGTGTGGCAGCTTTGTGTCCAGCACAGTCATTGAGTACTTCTGCGATGAGGGCTACACTCTGAAGGGAGACTACAAGTACCTGACCTGTGAGAACGGAGAATGGAAACCCGCGATGGAGATCAGCTGCAGGCTGAACCCAG ATAAAGATACAAGGGCAACGATCGGAGTGCCAACATTATCGATAGTTGCTTCAACTGCCAGCTCAGTTGCCCTGATCCTCCTCCTGGTAGTTTTATTTGTTTTGCTGCAACCAAAGTTGAAGTCATTTCACCACAGCAG GCGAGATCAGGGAGTGTCAGGCGATCAGGTGTCCATTGTAGTGGATGGGGTTCCTGTGTCTCTTCCATCATATGAAGAAGCTGTGTACGGCAGTTCAGGTGCTGCCATCCCGCCTTCCGGCTCGCGGGTACAGATCGTCATGGCGGAAGGGCCAGTCCCAGGTGAAGACGCTCCAGAGGAAGGTGCCCACTGCAGCAGAAGTGCTGATGACTGCCCAGAAAGTCCTGGTGACTCTGAGGCCCGTGGCAGTGGTAACCGGTCAGAGACTGTTCTGATTCATCAGCCTGCCTTCTCGTCTCCTGCTCACTCTCGTAGTTTGGTGATGAGGCTGTCTCTGTCTTCTGACACCCAAGACTCTGAGAGCAGTGATGTCCAGAgtcttctatctctctcctctcctgTGGGATCTACTGATG
- the LOC140476511 gene encoding sushi domain-containing protein 6-like isoform X2, which yields MCNGMVGQKSHRPHQVTLLLLVFLTCISKGLASTVCRQPLQPENGGFACHPSPCGSFVSSTVIEYFCDEGYTLKGDYKYLTCENGEWKPAMEISCRLNPDKDTRATIGVPTLSIVASTASSVALILLLVVLFVLLQPKLKSFHHSRRDQGVSGDQVSIVVDGVPVSLPSYEEAVYGSSGAAIPPSGSRVQIVMAEGPVPGEDAPEEGAHCSRSADDCPESPGDSEARGSGNRSETVLIHQPAFSSPAHSRSLVMRLSLSSDTQDSESSDVQSLLSLSSPVGSTDDIPLLKDA from the exons atgtgcaATGGGATGGTGGGGCAGAAGAGCCACAGACCACACCAAGTAACATTGCTTCTGCTGGTCTTCCTCACTTGCATCTCCAAAGGATTAGCATCAACTG TCTGCCGGCAGCCACTGCAACCGGAAAATGGAGGCTTTGCGTGCCACCCCTCACCGTGTGGCAGCTTTGTGTCCAGCACAGTCATTGAGTACTTCTGCGATGAGGGCTACACTCTGAAGGGAGACTACAAGTACCTGACCTGTGAGAACGGAGAATGGAAACCCGCGATGGAGATCAGCTGCAGGCTGAACCCAG ATAAAGATACAAGGGCAACGATCGGAGTGCCAACATTATCGATAGTTGCTTCAACTGCCAGCTCAGTTGCCCTGATCCTCCTCCTGGTAGTTTTATTTGTTTTGCTGCAACCAAAGTTGAAGTCATTTCACCACAGCAG GCGAGATCAGGGAGTGTCAGGCGATCAGGTGTCCATTGTAGTGGATGGGGTTCCTGTGTCTCTTCCATCATATGAAGAAGCTGTGTACGGCAGTTCAGGTGCTGCCATCCCGCCTTCCGGCTCGCGGGTACAGATCGTCATGGCGGAAGGGCCAGTCCCAGGTGAAGACGCTCCAGAGGAAGGTGCCCACTGCAGCAGAAGTGCTGATGACTGCCCAGAAAGTCCTGGTGACTCTGAGGCCCGTGGCAGTGGTAACCGGTCAGAGACTGTTCTGATTCATCAGCCTGCCTTCTCGTCTCCTGCTCACTCTCGTAGTTTGGTGATGAGGCTGTCTCTGTCTTCTGACACCCAAGACTCTGAGAGCAGTGATGTCCAGAgtcttctatctctctcctctcctgTGGGATCTACTGATG